ACGTAGCTCTCCTAcatattcaagaaaaaaatatggactattattttaattaatcaagaAGAGGATTTTTAGGTGCTTAAAAGGTACCAGATAATCTGCCATCAATACCTCCTGATTCCACTATCTTTACCTCTATCTTAGGAGGAGGTACCAAAATAACACTACCTAAGAGTACCTCTCAGTTACTTAGCATAAGACAGAAAAAAACAATACGTAACATGGTATCTCTCTTTTTAGCGAGAAAACAATTTGTCCATTATCTGATTCTTCAGTGTAGTTAGTTCAGAAGGAAAAACTTGACTGTCTCCTCTTTACTAGGACAGAAAAGTAAGATCATTTAATTTTCAGCTCGATTTCTATTAATTTTCCCTCTTTTTTGCGCATATATAATTTTCCCACTTTTTGCGCATATAATTTTAAGCTTGATTAGAAATTCAGATCAGCTTGTACTAGATCACTGCTACTTTTCTTACTGCAGCTTGACGTCCCTCCACTATAAAAACTTTAATTTTTGTTTCTTGCTTtaatcatcatcaacatcacatTTGACACAACAATGAACTCGATCACTGTTACTCGCCTCAATAATTACTGAACTTGTCGTCACCTGCACTGATCAAACATCTACATGACACTTTTCAGAACCATCAACTCATAGTTACTATGATTGGCTTAATAATTGCTGAACTTGTTGATAATCATCAGTTCAGTGAGCCATCAACTCACACTGTTTGTTGCCTGGGTTAATAATCGCCGATCCGATTGACGTCTGTGCAGAGTAAAGACCTGCCTGAGCTACCTCTCGTGGatctgctgctgcggcggctgcTCGCCGTTCCAGCTCAAGAGGCCGCCGACGAGCTGCTCCTGCGCCGCGCAGCTGAGGAGGCtgtgctgctcctgctgctgttgCAGCTGCTGCCGGTGCCGCGTCGTCTACGCGGGCTGCTGCGCGCCGTGCCCGCGCTGCTCGTGCGACTGCACTTGCACGTGCCCCAGGTGCAGCGACGCGTGCTGCGCCCCTCGGTGCTGTCTATGTTTATGATGAGGACAAATTTTGCATGCGTGCTATACCTATGTGTGCTACCTGTTGATGGTTTTTTTTCTCCATTGGGTTAGCTTGCGGTGTGGTTTTAGTGCCAAGAGTAGTTGCTGACTCTGACTCCGACTGATCTTGCGGATGAATGTGAATGCTGATGGTTGACACTGAGCAAGTGAGTAGGGGTAGCTCTACTTTTTACAAGGCAAATACAAGAAATCGCTTCACTTTTTTAAATAATGGAAACATCATCCTAGCCAGCCGCTGCATCAACAAAGGATAGACGAAAACCGTTCGTTATTACAACGAGACAGCCAACTGTCGTCGCACCGAAAAACAAAATGAAGTTTCTTCAAAACCGAAACAAGAAATAGCTTCACTATTAGGACTTTCTAAAATAAACTTAGGGGGGGAAGTGCTTCCTGTCATAACTAGCCCAACACAACTAGGCCCAATCTAACTTTCAGCCCATGACCAACCCATTGAGTTGATCACTTAAAAGTTCTTCTTGGAGGCCTATCCAAAATTTGTAGCATTCGACCCAACTGAGACAAATTACCAAGCCAAATTTACCCTCGCTTGGTAAAATCCAAATACCTAGAAGCAATGGCATGTACACAAATAATATTCTCCCATTGAATCCAATCTAATTCCATGGGTTTACTAAATCCACGATAATTACATTGTATTGGAAAACAACCAGTACAATTATCCGGCCAGTTTTGAGTTCATCATAAAATCATCACTGAGAGTacgtttggttggatggatgaACTCAGCTGGGAAATGGTCATTAGTTTTTGTGACGTTTGGTTGGAGAGATGAGATGGATGGAGCGGTCAGGATAGAAACATATTCTCTCAAATGCTGGATGGAGCCATCCGGACGTCATCCAGGTTGCGTTATGCTCGTTGTTCTGTAAGTGCGCTCGTGcttatttttcatttaactctcgattttatctTTAAGTGTAAGAGTgattcaaaaattctaaacatttttatgagcaaactagagcttactagcaacatattttaattggtttgatccaaaaagtctaagccaatatttaattaaaattctccaagaacatacttttataacttatagcaatttttaatgtctcaaataaattcccaaaaatttagaaaaattcactaatattcttctcatatgatgtattaattgataaaaaaaatttaaccctaagttatttagtgaaaaaaatgagtttctttgtaatgtttcatttaaatgcatttttatcatttcatgtgatattctatttttaatttagtttaaacaaattcaaacatgcacaaattcatccaaatacttATGAAATTCATACAAATATGAATTGATCATCCTATGCACTCTAATTTCACCAATCAAACAGAAATCTACctcatcctatccactctaatcctaacaaccaaacagaaaaataGCTTACCCCATCCATcctaaccaaatagaaaactaaATCatctcataaaaaaatatagatggtACTATCCCATCTAACCTCGTCCTCTAACCAAACTACAACAGAACAACACATTACGTCACTAATAACAGTCACCAGTGACGGACCATAATTGAGACTTGTcactaaaatacgtctcctatgGCCTAAGAAGGCTTGTTGCCCGTCACTTGACCATCATTAATGATGAGTGTATGATACATCCGTCACTAGTTATCGATTCCCAGTGACAGATAGCTTTCTAACCCGTCTTTGGTACTTGATAATTAGTGAGTAGGGGTAGCTCTACTTTTTACAAGGCAAATACAAGAAATCGCTTCACTTTTTTAAATAATGGAAACATCATCCTAGCCAGCCGCTGCATCAACAAAGGATGCACAAAAACCGTTCGTTATTACAACGAGACAGCCAACTGTCGTCGCACCGAAAAACAAAATGAAGTTTCTTCAAAACCGAAACAAGAAATCGCTTCACTATTAGgactttttaaaaataaacttaGGAGGGAAGTGCTTCCTGTCATACCTAGCCCAACACAACTACGCCCAATCTAACTTTCAGCCCATGACCAACCCATTGAGTTGATCACTTAAAAGTTCTTCTTCGAGGCCTATCCAAAATTTGTAGCATTCGATCCAACTGTGACAAATTACGAAGCCAAATTTACCCTCGCTTGGTAAAATCGAAATACCTAGAAGCAATGGCATGTACACAAATAATATTCCCCCATTGAATCCAATCTAATTCCATGGGTTTACTGCATCCACGATAATTACATTGTATTGGAAAACAACCAATACAATTATCCGGCCAATTTTGAGTTCATCATAAAATCGTCATTAATAATGCGTTTGGTTACATGGATGAATCCATCTGGAAAATAGTCATTCAATTTTTGTGACGTTTGGTTGCAGAGATGAGATGGATGGGGAGATCAGGATGGAGGTATATTTGCTCATTTGCTGGAAGGAGCCAGGCGAAAACATGCCAACAGAGCCATCCAGGTTGCGTCCTGCTCGTTGTCTGTAACATACGCTCgtgcttattttttatttaactctcgatttttTTAAGTGTAAGagtggtctaaaaattctaacctgttttaattagtttgataaaaaaatctaagttaatatttattaaaattctaaaaaagtatactttataacttctagcaatttttaatgcccaaataaatttctaaaaatttgaaacaattcactaatattcttctcatattatGTATTAgttgataaaaaaattccaaCCGTAGTcatttggtaaaaaaataagttcctttgtattgctctatttatatacatttttatcatttcatgtgctattctctttttaatttgatttgaattcaaacatgcataaattcacttaaatatttataatattcatataaatatgaattaaTCATACTATGTTCTTTAATTCTACCAACTAAATAGAAAACTGGCTCATCTTATTTACTTTAATCCTagcaaccaaacagaaaactagctcatctcatccatcctaataaatagaaaattaaatcatCCTATCCAGAAAAACATTGATGATCCTATCTCATCCAACCTCACTCTTTAACCAAACGCACCCTAATCTGATGAGTGCTTGAGACCATTACCTGCATGGATGACGGTATAACCCACATGGAGATATGTAACGGCACATGATGTATTGAATTGAAGCTGTCGTAGGTCATGTGTAGTTTGAGTTAGTAGTGGGTTTattactataaaaattatttttagagacgaGTGGTAATCTATTTTCATAAGCGTTTAGTGCACCTGTCCGTGATCGAGGCATGCAAAAATAGATGATTTCCACATGTGTAAAAGAAACCACTTGTGAAAATAGATTACCACAAGctgttcacttaaggaaccataTATGAAAATCTATTATCATAGGCGGTTTACTTAAGAAATCACCTGTGGTAATtcctattttcacaggtggttcttTAAGTCGACTGCGTGTGATAATCGATCCACGAGTCAACGTTTCTTGCCATGAAAAAAGcgaatttttttttgcccgATCAGCACCCCACGGtcgtaagtcacaagtcacgcaatTTTTCGCACGTGCAGTTCTTTGCACTCGAACTCGAGACCTCTCAGCTCGTACGAACCCtgcttaccatcccaccacataaCTACTAGTGATACAAATAGCATAtgtaatccttttgatatcttttatctaaaacttcaaataattatttcgatatctaaataatttcaaatgaaaaactttcaactacaaagttacaGATCTCGTTGAGTGCTACAATGATGATATAAATTTTATCCTCATCCGGCTTCttttgaaaaagttatgatttttttaagataaactatcacctattttcacagacggttcatgCAATAAACCATCTCTGAAAATAACCATTTATTATTATAGGCGGTTCACGTAAGAAACCGCTTATGAAAATAAGTGATATCTTATCTtagaaaattcataattttttcatacaaatttggacgaggacaaactttatatcaaaactgtagctctcgacgagatctacaactttgtagttgaaaaccttttcatttgaactcacgtagatatccaaataattatttaaaattttaaatgatttttttgatatctaaatgacttcaaatgaaaaagtacaactacaaaattgtagatctcgtcaagggctacaatttttatatagagcTTTCCCTCAttcgacttcatatgaaaaagttatgatttttttaatagatgATTATTTTCAAAGACGGTTAACATAAGGAACCGTATTTCCACCTTTTACACAGTCGGTTCCATATGAACCGTATGTGATAATCATCTATTATCATAGATAATTCATATAATGAACTGTCTATGAAAATTTATAGGCTGTCCGTAACCGTAGGGGATCTCAATAACTGTCTAGACGATTTTTCAAATGAGCCGTTTGTAAAAAGTACTCTaagtgtcttgaaaaatagattttgtagtTGTGAATTAATCGGAAAACTTCTATTTTCTCTGGTTTCTCACCACGTAAAATGGACGTGTAAATGgtctgttgggggaaaataaactagcctgaggataatggttgaagattactatccaggtccctccggagccttgatctccggaccctcagctaaaggctcgaccttcgaagtcatcaggtcccttcacggtacctcttcgtacttGTGAAGCCTTCTCTTGGCTTAACCAGCTCAGCCttccgaaggctcagcctcccaaaaacccgacctcccgaagcctcggccttccagagtcctgcttcccgaagccttcacctcccggatccattcctcccgaggcccccgcctcgggttgctcgggccaccttcccgaaggctacaaggtgagtcagcaggccttaggaaagatctgccgaaaggggagcaccggtcgtgctttgcctgcaaggaagtgaccggcattaaaagcctaggctgatggacgccgctctgacactccggcgtaatggaggctatcctgacacccttgatactgcggcgccgggccgcaattggcgaccggctcgccgcactctagggggcaggcaccacgatagttaacacggtggatatttatctcctcgatagggtagaaagtagttatccgggataaggcccaataattcgatcagatcccagatatttgtacattacgataacttgtacgccaggctacgcacggccctataaatagggggccatggtcatctgggcatAGGAGACGGGCAAGATAgcgaaaaagacacaaaggtcaaaacacaccaagtcacgctgtgatacttctcctagagcgatctattttttctaccatcatacattcgtggtgttccttcctcttaaactttgtctccaaccTTGAGTCTCtttcttagaagaaactctcgtcgtacttggtagggcaagacaaactcttgctgcaacagcgcgccgtccatggggactcgaacacaaaagtgctaagagaggtaggaatccaccaggaaaaccaccaaagggctAGCTAAAACCGTCATACCCactgttgcaagcatgcaaccatatgcatggctgtctcagccatacgcaccgtatgcatgctccagccccgctgccgtgtgggacggcattcctccgaccttggtcaactcagaaccctgggtTGGTACAAAAACTCCAACCTCTGCaagacgaagacctcaccgcttcaggagaggacgcggccgaagccacagccaagcgggccgccttccaatggttctaggcggtccaacccaggtgTGCTCCCACCTGagcttggtccccaggtatcccctttgaccacacctgggataccccgagagagccaacatctttggaaaGTCTGTCGACCTagcgtcctccttgggccccttaggcaaaagagggttccaaggagacggagggctcctGGGTGCGCGGACCCCACCAGTACCTTCGATGTTCCCTTGCAACGCCAACCGcacgcagggaaccccaagcccacctcattcggagaggcatagtcagaaccattTAGGCTCCAAAAGCTGgttcaccgggcagcctcgatggtctcccaaaggggaaggagaccctagGGAAGCCACAAGCTCCGGGACACACTGCCTTCGGCAActaccccaacgacaactccaagctcggGCGCCCCtagaggcacacgggtgcatcctgcacggaccagggcgcggccataacaccaacgactgccgcaccctcatgaccttctgggaggaatacctcggaagacaagcagaatacctggccaCAGAAGGAGCGAGCGAAGGATGACGCAaggttcggaggcctggggcgAACTCCTGGCaaatccccggcccctcaaccctgcaccgtcactactgaccctactaccaatggtaccacatccagcaacgagaactgagttgGGGACACGTCGTCAGTAGGCTTCAGAGCCAAGTAGCGGCTAAGGTCCGAGGCGGTCGAGTACCGTCTCTCCTGACTAGCATTCGACTACGCCTCGAatatgccgtcgccaggctccagacggattaccttcGGGGCCGGGTAACGggtaaaggctgagggggtcaagcaccgcctctcccagcctagccacaggcttcgaggccaccaagcctcacaatagaggccttattcctacaaaggtacgcccactgttaagtatcaagtagtttacctagtgatccgtcttttaTACGgtaaggttagagtctgttggaggcctccaaccttactgctagaagtcttttgcaatagatagccactaggtagaagcagtaaaacttaagttacattctcatttagcatgaacagttatataacctagctatgttttatgctacaactagcttcttatttcCAACAGTAGATTGCAACTTATCTAGTATAACCAtacaaaatccctacactcccgtagacgcatcgtgcctaggtcgcttggggggcgggtctgcccaggtttcctggaaggcattgtgcggccttgGAAATGTAGTTACCACATATGAAGGGATtttcttgatagaccgtgttgcggcgccacccgtaggacatcttcgggtggcgtgacaagcccacgtgccgtggacgtagcatgcctaggtcacctggaaggcaagaatGCCTAGGTTTcgtggaaggtattgcgtagctctgatagtgtgcagggccttcggcattaatacatgctaaggaaccttacaaaaccttcggcaaaaacgaagaactttacaaaacctctgacaaaaatggagaactttacaaaacctccggcaaaaacggagaaccttacaaaacctccagcaaaaacagagagtcttacaaaacctctggcaaaaacagagaaccttacaaaaccaccgacaaaaacggagagtcttacaaaaccgtcaataaaaatggagaactttacaaaacctccggtaaaaacagagaaccttacaaaacctccggcaaaaacagagagtcttaaaaaacctccgacaaaaacgaagagttacaaaacctccggcaaaaatggagagccttaccaaacctccgcaaaatggagagctctaccaaacctccggcaaaaacagagagctttaccaaacctccgcacaatggagagctgtaccaaacctccggcaaaaacagagagccttaccaaacctccgcacaacggagagtcttaccaaacctccgcaaaaacggagagacttccaaaaaaccccgcaatggggatgttttccgaAAACTCCACCGGGtgaaaaggttctgaaaggacctagcAGGAAGAgtaccctggcatcttgaaggcaaatgcctccgtgTCGAAGGGATATGAAACCCACTGGCCTCCAAAGAGCACAGCAcatagatcaaaggggtataaaaatccccctccctacagggaaaggtatgatccgcgtgactcaaacacgtatgataaaaggtaaaatcgttaccctaccatctcctttaaagacacatttcatacatcattttatgagtgttatactaacatttaataaaagcccacattgcgtggcacgggaaacatagtggaaccctagACTGTCCATTGTAGAAATCGCAATTCATTGCAGCGgttaagggtcgagggggtcgcggaccacctctcccgcctagccttcggcttcgcctccgacatgccgtcgccaggctctggacggagtacctcagGAGttaggcagcggctaagggccgagggtgtcgcggaccacctctcatGCCTAGCCTTCGggttcgcctctgacacgccgtcgctaggctccggacagagCACCTTTGGAgccaggtagcggctaagggccgagggggtcgcggaccacgtctcccgcctagccttcggcttcgccttcgacacgccgtcgccaggctctggacaaagcacctccggagccgagcagtggctaagggccgagggggtcgtggaccacatctcctgcctagccttcggcttcacctccgacacaccgtcgccttcaacccgggctgtcgctaaggaacccaaagggtcaaggaccacctccagagcttgtctccaaaggttctagatggacttcgctgagtgagaaatctggaacaaattgggaagaaggccctaccagtgccGAGCTCGAGGAGTACGCAATAACTGGGAACGACGAGGTTGCCACTGCTTCACCCggctctccttagttaccctatgtatctaccaccaccagattcccgaggccacctctcctctAGAAGGAACGAAACCGgtgatgatctatgcgaaggctcggtacctcggtCATCAGAAAgact
The nucleotide sequence above comes from Phragmites australis chromosome 4, lpPhrAust1.1, whole genome shotgun sequence. Encoded proteins:
- the LOC133914285 gene encoding guanine nucleotide-binding protein subunit gamma 4-like translates to MAAAAPRPKSPPASPDPSGRHRLQLAVDALHREIRFLEGEISSTEGVHAASRCCKEVDEFVVGRNPDPFITIRPEKGRKDQSQQFLKKLRVKTCLSYLSWICCCGGCSPFQLKRPPTSCSCAAQLRRLCCSCCCCSCCRCRVVYAGCCAPCPRCSCDCTCTCPRCSDACCAPRCCLCL